A genome region from Mesorhizobium sp. B2-1-8 includes the following:
- a CDS encoding rhodanese-related sulfurtransferase, whose protein sequence is MTTPPAPSQPVRVAALYRFARLDAFEALRAPLAAFCCGRGIKGTLLLAHEGINGTVAGSEEAIAALIEHIQAIDGLAGLEVKYSSAAAMPFHRMKVRLKREIVTMGVETIDPAASAGTYVEPGDWNALISQPDTIVIDTRNAYEVSIGTFKGAVDPATASFREFPAWVEAHRADLEGRKVAMFCTGGIRCEKATAYVKSLGFEDVFHLRGGILKYLEEVPSEQSLWQGECFVFDERVSVSQGLAEGAAELCRACRHPLTESDLMSPKYAAGVSCPHCFDARSDEDRKRYAERQRQVELAQARGRGPHIGS, encoded by the coding sequence ATGACAACACCGCCCGCGCCATCCCAGCCAGTTCGCGTCGCCGCGCTCTACCGTTTTGCCCGGCTCGACGCCTTCGAGGCGTTGCGCGCGCCGCTTGCAGCCTTCTGCTGCGGCCGCGGCATCAAGGGTACGCTGCTCCTGGCTCACGAGGGCATCAACGGAACCGTAGCCGGCAGCGAGGAAGCGATCGCCGCGCTGATCGAACATATCCAAGCCATCGACGGCCTGGCGGGCCTCGAGGTCAAGTACAGCAGTGCCGCGGCCATGCCGTTCCACCGCATGAAGGTGCGGCTGAAGCGCGAGATCGTCACCATGGGCGTCGAGACTATCGACCCGGCGGCAAGCGCGGGCACCTATGTCGAACCGGGCGACTGGAATGCGCTGATCTCGCAACCCGACACGATCGTCATCGATACGCGCAACGCCTATGAGGTCTCGATCGGCACCTTCAAGGGCGCCGTCGATCCGGCGACGGCGAGCTTTCGCGAGTTCCCGGCCTGGGTGGAAGCGCATCGGGCGGATCTCGAAGGCCGCAAGGTGGCGATGTTCTGCACCGGCGGCATACGCTGCGAAAAGGCGACCGCCTATGTGAAGTCGCTCGGCTTCGAGGACGTGTTCCACCTCAGGGGCGGCATTCTCAAATACCTCGAGGAGGTTCCATCCGAACAGAGCCTCTGGCAAGGCGAATGCTTCGTCTTCGACGAGCGGGTTTCGGTGTCGCAAGGCCTCGCGGAGGGCGCAGCGGAATTGTGCCGCGCGTGCCGCCATCCGCTGACGGAGAGCGACCTGATGTCGCCGAAATATGCCGCCGGGGTTTCGTGCCCGCATTGCTTCGACGCCCGCTCGGATGAGGACCGCAAGCGCTACGCAGAGCGCCAGCGGCAGGTCGAGCTCGCGCAAGCCCGGGGCAGGGGACCGCATATCGGATCCTGA
- a CDS encoding tellurite resistance TerB family protein, giving the protein MFDPKKLLDDLLGSQVPGTSGTVRDKAGQAVQMARDNPLAAGALAAVLLGTGAGRQVTGAAVKLGGLAAIGGLAYKAYQNYKAGNAPEQAPAAGEPELLPPPKDTAFHPSQAPQGEDEFTLTLVRAMISAAKADGHVDDEERQKIAGKLSLAGIGTDAEKFLMAELESPLDLDTLVAGARTDAQKLELYTASRLTIDPDTRAERGYLDLLAGRLGLPDALIDHVEATVSAAKVPTAKGTSLNPRW; this is encoded by the coding sequence ATGTTCGATCCCAAGAAGCTTCTCGACGATCTGCTCGGCTCGCAAGTTCCCGGCACCAGCGGCACGGTCCGCGACAAGGCCGGCCAGGCGGTGCAGATGGCCAGGGACAATCCGCTGGCCGCCGGTGCGCTGGCGGCCGTGCTGCTTGGGACCGGTGCCGGCCGGCAGGTGACGGGTGCCGCGGTGAAGCTCGGCGGGTTGGCCGCCATCGGTGGCCTCGCCTACAAGGCCTACCAGAACTACAAGGCCGGCAACGCACCGGAACAGGCGCCCGCCGCCGGCGAGCCGGAATTGCTGCCGCCACCCAAGGACACTGCCTTCCACCCGTCGCAGGCGCCGCAAGGCGAGGATGAGTTCACGCTAACCCTGGTGCGGGCGATGATCTCGGCGGCCAAGGCCGACGGCCATGTCGACGACGAGGAACGCCAGAAGATCGCCGGCAAGCTCAGCCTCGCCGGGATCGGCACCGATGCTGAAAAATTCCTGATGGCGGAGCTGGAGAGCCCGCTCGACCTCGACACGCTGGTGGCCGGCGCCAGGACCGATGCGCAGAAGCTCGAGCTTTATACGGCGTCGCGCCTCACCATCGACCCCGATACGCGTGCCGAGCGCGGTTACCTCGACCTGCTTGCCGGGCGGCTTGGCCTGCCGGATGCCCTGATCGACCATGTCGAGGCAACGGTTTCGGCGGCGAAAGTGCCCACCGCCAAGGGTACTTCACTCAATCCGCGCTGGTAA
- a CDS encoding SDR family oxidoreductase, whose amino-acid sequence MTEQKTAIVTGAGTGIGKSVATALLKAGWNTVFCGRRKPVLDAAIAKIGPTEAGALAVACDISKAGEVDDLFETVAEAFGRVDLLFNNAGMGYKSTPIDEIPVEVWNDIVGVNLTGSFLCARAAFGAMRKQKPMGGRIINNGSVSAYAPRPGSVPYTATKHAITGLTKTLALDGRPFDIACGQIDIGNALTEMAQPMTVGVPQANGSIAAEAVMDVQRVADAVLHMASLPLDANVLFMTVMATKMPFVGRG is encoded by the coding sequence ATGACCGAGCAAAAAACCGCCATCGTCACCGGCGCCGGCACCGGGATCGGCAAGAGCGTCGCCACGGCATTGCTCAAGGCGGGCTGGAACACGGTGTTCTGCGGGCGCCGCAAGCCGGTGCTGGATGCCGCGATCGCCAAGATCGGCCCGACCGAGGCCGGGGCATTGGCGGTTGCCTGCGACATCAGCAAGGCCGGCGAGGTCGACGATCTGTTCGAGACTGTGGCGGAGGCGTTCGGCCGCGTCGACCTGCTCTTCAACAATGCCGGCATGGGCTACAAGTCGACGCCGATCGACGAGATCCCGGTCGAGGTGTGGAACGATATTGTCGGCGTCAATCTTACCGGTTCGTTCCTGTGCGCGCGCGCTGCCTTCGGCGCCATGCGCAAGCAGAAGCCGATGGGCGGCCGCATCATCAACAACGGCTCGGTGTCGGCCTATGCGCCGCGTCCGGGCTCCGTGCCCTATACGGCGACCAAGCACGCCATCACCGGTCTCACCAAGACGCTGGCGCTCGACGGCCGTCCCTTCGACATCGCTTGCGGCCAGATCGACATCGGCAATGCGCTGACCGAGATGGCGCAGCCGATGACGGTAGGCGTGCCGCAGGCCAATGGCTCGATCGCCGCCGAAGCGGTGATGGATGTCCAGCGCGTTGCCGACGCGGTGCTTCACATGGCGAGCTTGCCGCTCGACGCCAATGTGCTGTTCATGACCGTGATGGCGACGAAGATGCCGTTTGTCGGCCGCGGATAG
- a CDS encoding SHOCT domain-containing protein, with amino-acid sequence MKSPTAISAILALAPGAAWAQALPDADRYAYGPRMMWWGGGWAMIFGPLFMILFFVVLVAAAVLPLTRWLGGAVVMPPHHHALPGRTPVDILKERFARGEIDKNEFEGRRRVLGD; translated from the coding sequence ATGAAGTCACCTACGGCAATCAGCGCGATCCTGGCCCTTGCGCCCGGCGCTGCATGGGCACAGGCACTGCCGGATGCCGACAGGTATGCCTATGGTCCCCGCATGATGTGGTGGGGCGGAGGTTGGGCGATGATTTTCGGTCCGTTGTTCATGATCCTCTTTTTCGTCGTGTTGGTGGCTGCTGCCGTTCTGCCTCTCACTCGCTGGCTGGGCGGGGCGGTTGTAATGCCACCTCATCACCACGCGCTGCCGGGTCGCACGCCTGTTGACATTCTCAAGGAGCGCTTCGCGCGCGGCGAAATCGACAAGAACGAGTTCGAGGGGCGACGGCGAGTGCTCGGCGATTGA
- a CDS encoding pyridoxal phosphate-dependent aminotransferase codes for MLHTISAFDRLGEENAFAVLARATALAQQGRDIVNLGIGQPDFKTPQHIVEAAIKALRDGHHGYTPANGLLATREAVVRRTLTTTGVEVSPEAVMIMPGGKPTMFAAILMFGEPGAEILYPDPGFPIYRSMIEFTGATPIPVPMREENGFAFSAQETLALITPKTRLLILNSPANPTGGVTPRAEIEKLVKGLEKHPDVAILSDEIYDVMTYDGETHCSLLGFPEIRDRLIVLNGWSKTWAMTGWRMGWSIWPNGDKGAHLYDKVRKLAVNCWSCVNAPSQFAGIAAIDGPQDDVDKMMRAFDNRRKIVVEGLNALPNVSCITPKGAFYAFPNVSKTGWKAKKLASALLDEAGVALIGGPDFGILGEGYIRLSYANSEENILRALERIGAFLTK; via the coding sequence ATGCTCCACACGATTTCGGCCTTCGACCGTCTCGGCGAGGAAAACGCCTTTGCCGTGCTGGCGCGAGCAACGGCACTTGCCCAACAGGGCCGCGACATCGTCAATCTCGGCATCGGCCAACCCGACTTCAAGACGCCGCAGCACATCGTCGAGGCGGCGATCAAGGCGCTGCGTGACGGCCATCATGGCTACACGCCGGCCAACGGCCTTCTGGCAACGCGCGAGGCGGTGGTGCGGCGCACGCTGACCACCACCGGCGTCGAGGTCTCGCCCGAGGCGGTGATGATCATGCCCGGCGGCAAGCCGACCATGTTCGCCGCCATCCTGATGTTTGGCGAACCCGGCGCGGAGATCCTCTATCCCGACCCCGGCTTTCCCATCTACCGCTCGATGATCGAATTCACCGGTGCAACCCCCATTCCCGTGCCGATGCGCGAGGAGAACGGCTTCGCCTTCTCGGCGCAAGAGACGCTGGCGCTGATCACGCCGAAGACCAGACTCCTGATCCTCAACTCGCCGGCCAACCCGACCGGCGGCGTCACGCCCCGGGCCGAGATCGAAAAACTGGTCAAGGGGCTGGAGAAGCACCCCGACGTCGCCATCCTCTCCGACGAGATCTACGACGTCATGACCTATGACGGCGAGACGCATTGCTCGCTGCTCGGCTTTCCCGAGATCCGCGACCGGCTGATCGTACTCAATGGCTGGTCGAAGACCTGGGCAATGACCGGCTGGCGCATGGGCTGGTCGATCTGGCCGAACGGCGACAAGGGCGCCCATCTCTACGACAAGGTGCGCAAGCTGGCGGTCAATTGCTGGTCCTGCGTCAACGCGCCGAGCCAGTTCGCCGGCATCGCTGCGATCGACGGCCCGCAGGACGACGTCGACAAGATGATGCGCGCCTTCGACAACCGCCGGAAGATCGTGGTCGAAGGCCTGAACGCCCTGCCAAACGTCTCCTGCATCACGCCCAAGGGCGCCTTCTATGCCTTCCCCAATGTATCGAAGACCGGCTGGAAGGCCAAGAAGCTCGCCTCGGCCCTGCTCGACGAGGCCGGCGTGGCGCTGATCGGCGGCCCCGATTTCGGCATTCTCGGCGAAGGCTATATCAGGCTCTCCTACGCCAATTCCGAGGAGAACATCCTGCGCGCGCTGGAGCGGATCGGAGCGTTCCTGACAAAGTGA